A window from Chitinophaga filiformis encodes these proteins:
- a CDS encoding serine hydrolase encodes MKKVSLYLSLLLASLHAGAQSTDKQQQQRFAGIDKIVEKVLQDWHAAGVAIAVVEKDKIIYSKGYGYRDYEKKLPVTPNTVFAIGSCTKAFTSGLLGILRQEGKLDFETPVRQYLPELVFNNDDLNAHVTLRDMMSHRTGLSRYDISWYLLAPSTRDSLLQRIRYMVPNEPLRYKWQYNNFMFMAQGVVAEKLTGKSWEENIKTRFFDSLGMYHSSTSLEGFKVEDASLGYDVEKDSVIKKVPYKNITVIGPAGSINSCVNDMAKWVMAWINGGKLNGKQVLPAAYVTEATSAQMTIGGGRPGQEFPDIYGGTYGLGWMLSTYRGHYQVEHGGNIDGFSASTCFYPSDSIGIIILSNQTGSHVPVLLRNIFSDRLLGTKYFAWSDTAVKKLNEMRVKEKDQKKKDTAVAKVKGADVIRKDLKDYTGIYTSNAFGRFEVIMENDSLFALLPDSKEYLKHVSYDIFQTYTVDKETGIDSTAGGTKVKFNTDINGDITSAEADLGVKDPVIFNRTPKALPLNNTTLQKYIGVYLFGGMEARVHIKGDNQLMLDVPGQTDYTLVPVDKDKFSLKDVNGFTIEFNVNEKGEVTGLTSVQPNGRFKAERKK; translated from the coding sequence ATGAAAAAAGTTAGCCTGTATCTAAGCCTCTTGCTGGCATCCCTGCATGCCGGCGCTCAATCTACTGATAAACAGCAGCAACAGCGTTTTGCCGGTATAGATAAGATCGTGGAGAAAGTATTACAGGACTGGCATGCCGCGGGCGTAGCCATTGCCGTCGTAGAGAAAGATAAGATCATCTACTCCAAAGGGTATGGTTACCGGGACTATGAGAAAAAGCTGCCTGTTACGCCCAACACTGTTTTTGCCATTGGCTCCTGCACCAAGGCCTTTACTTCCGGCCTGCTCGGGATATTAAGGCAGGAAGGTAAGCTGGACTTTGAAACCCCTGTACGTCAGTATCTCCCCGAGCTTGTATTTAACAACGATGATCTGAACGCACATGTCACCCTGCGTGATATGATGAGCCACCGTACAGGATTGTCGCGCTATGACATATCCTGGTACCTGTTAGCCCCTTCCACGCGGGATTCTCTTTTGCAACGCATCCGGTATATGGTGCCCAATGAACCCTTACGCTACAAATGGCAGTACAACAATTTCATGTTCATGGCCCAGGGCGTTGTAGCTGAAAAGCTGACCGGCAAAAGCTGGGAGGAAAATATCAAGACACGCTTCTTTGATAGTCTTGGTATGTACCACAGCTCTACCTCCCTGGAAGGTTTCAAAGTGGAAGATGCCTCCCTGGGGTATGATGTCGAAAAAGACAGCGTGATTAAGAAGGTCCCGTACAAGAATATCACTGTAATAGGTCCTGCCGGCAGTATCAACAGTTGTGTGAATGACATGGCGAAATGGGTGATGGCCTGGATCAATGGTGGTAAACTGAACGGAAAGCAGGTATTGCCTGCTGCATATGTAACAGAGGCCACCAGCGCGCAGATGACGATTGGCGGGGGGAGACCTGGTCAGGAGTTTCCCGATATATATGGCGGTACTTATGGCCTGGGCTGGATGTTATCTACTTATCGCGGCCACTACCAGGTGGAGCATGGCGGTAACATAGATGGATTTTCCGCCAGCACCTGCTTTTACCCATCCGATAGCATCGGTATTATCATCCTGAGCAATCAAACCGGTTCACACGTACCGGTCCTGCTGAGGAATATATTTTCAGACAGGCTGTTGGGCACGAAATATTTCGCCTGGAGTGATACTGCTGTAAAGAAGCTGAACGAGATGAGAGTGAAGGAAAAAGATCAGAAGAAGAAAGATACTGCTGTTGCGAAGGTGAAGGGTGCAGATGTGATCCGGAAAGATCTGAAGGATTATACGGGTATCTATACCAGTAACGCTTTCGGCCGGTTTGAAGTGATTATGGAGAATGACTCATTGTTTGCGTTACTGCCAGATAGCAAGGAATATCTTAAACACGTATCGTACGATATCTTCCAGACATATACTGTAGATAAGGAAACAGGGATAGACAGTACGGCAGGCGGTACAAAAGTCAAGTTCAATACAGATATCAATGGTGATATTACCAGCGCAGAAGCGGATCTGGGCGTGAAAGATCCTGTGATATTCAACAGGACCCCTAAAGCCCTGCCGCTTAATAACACCACATTGCAGAAGTACATCGGTGTATATTTATTCGGTGGCATGGAGGCGAGGGTTCACATCAAAGGAGATAATCAGCTGATGCTGGATGTACCCGGACAAACAGACTATACTCTGGTGCCTGTTGATAAAGATAAATTCAGCCTAAAGGATGTGAATGGCTTTACGATAGAATTCAATGTAAATGAGAAAGGCGAGGTAACGGGATTGACATCGGTACAGCCAAATGGAAGGTTCAAAGCAGAAAGGAAGAAATGA
- a CDS encoding YceI family protein, whose amino-acid sequence MKYILSIMLIIFVAACEQAPKADKATITEAHPVKESVGSPYLVDTVNSEIQWIGTKPTGKHVGLFKIQEGKLLVKDTAITGGNIIIKMNSLENIDLSKTDTTLKRKLENELKGPLFFDVNTFPVATFEITSVSDFSPSVGNEVLMKNANYTIQGNLTIKNITKNISFPAIIRFEKNEISAMANFNIDRTLWGMTYRADKSMQDKLINSAVNIEFRLKAKK is encoded by the coding sequence ATGAAATATATACTTTCCATCATGCTGATCATTTTTGTGGCTGCCTGCGAACAGGCGCCCAAAGCTGATAAAGCAACTATTACAGAAGCTCATCCGGTAAAAGAGAGCGTAGGAAGCCCATACCTGGTAGATACCGTTAACAGTGAAATACAGTGGATCGGTACCAAACCAACGGGGAAACATGTTGGCCTTTTTAAGATACAGGAAGGAAAACTGTTAGTAAAAGACACCGCTATTACGGGCGGAAATATCATTATTAAAATGAATTCCCTCGAAAATATAGACCTGTCCAAAACAGATACTACACTCAAACGCAAACTGGAAAACGAGTTAAAAGGCCCACTGTTCTTCGATGTGAACACATTCCCTGTAGCTACCTTCGAGATCACCAGTGTGTCTGATTTTTCTCCTTCTGTAGGTAATGAAGTATTAATGAAGAACGCAAATTATACCATACAAGGTAATCTGACTATTAAGAATATCACTAAAAATATCTCCTTCCCGGCTATCATCAGATTTGAAAAGAACGAGATAAGCGCCATGGCCAATTTCAATATCGACAGGACCCTCTGGGGTATGACCTACAGGGCAGACAAGTCCATGCAGGATAAACTGATCAATTCCGCAGTGAACATTGAATTCAGGCTGAAAGCGAAAAAATAA
- the paaN gene encoding phenylacetic acid degradation protein PaaN produces MFNIKHQNTIESAVKANHERAFYSQYPEHPKAYGENAAEQGEARYKDLLQKPYKQLLQTGETTWAGEEVSPFTREALGITYPLFTADELVGRAISAAPQWRNTQVDVRADILVETLESIKERFFDIAYATMHTTGQSFMMSFQASGPHANDRALEAIAMGYYEGNRYPASLIWEKPMGKTSLQLKKNFRAIPKGVGLVIGCSTFPVWNSLPGIYADLVTGNPVIVKPHPKAILPIAIVVSAIQQVLQEKGFSPNLCQLASDTSAAPITKTLCEHPGIQLIDYTGSSQFGNYVESLPDKTVFTEKAGVNSVILDSVADVDAVMQNLAFSVSLYSGQMCTAPQNFFIPAQGITTAAGKLSFDEVVQKFRDAVVSLVNNPKMGAGTLGALQNENTLERAHNAGKLGAKVILEGQPLVNEEFTRARGCTPAILEVGSEDKHIFEQELFGPVLLLIKTKDTNESIQLARQMAQQHGAITCAAYTTSPEVKEKITEEMNSVFTPVSFNFTGFIWVNQHAAFSDFHVTGGNPAGNASFTNPEFILRRFVWVGNREVAGS; encoded by the coding sequence ATGTTTAACATCAAGCACCAAAACACAATTGAAAGCGCCGTTAAGGCGAATCATGAACGGGCATTCTATTCGCAGTACCCGGAGCACCCCAAAGCCTATGGCGAAAATGCAGCAGAACAGGGCGAAGCCCGGTATAAAGACCTGCTGCAGAAGCCCTATAAGCAATTGCTGCAAACGGGAGAAACTACCTGGGCAGGAGAAGAAGTTTCTCCTTTTACCCGGGAGGCCCTGGGCATCACCTATCCCCTTTTTACCGCCGACGAACTGGTAGGCAGGGCGATAAGTGCAGCTCCGCAATGGCGTAATACACAGGTAGACGTACGTGCTGATATATTGGTAGAAACCCTGGAAAGCATCAAGGAACGCTTCTTTGATATTGCATATGCCACTATGCATACTACCGGCCAGAGTTTCATGATGAGTTTCCAGGCATCCGGCCCCCATGCCAATGACAGGGCGCTGGAAGCGATCGCTATGGGTTACTATGAAGGCAACCGTTATCCCGCTTCCCTGATCTGGGAAAAACCCATGGGTAAGACATCCCTGCAACTGAAAAAGAATTTCCGGGCTATTCCCAAGGGCGTAGGACTGGTGATCGGCTGTTCCACATTCCCGGTGTGGAACTCACTGCCAGGCATTTATGCCGACCTGGTAACAGGTAACCCTGTGATCGTAAAGCCACATCCCAAAGCCATCCTGCCTATCGCCATAGTGGTAAGCGCTATCCAGCAGGTATTGCAGGAAAAAGGCTTTAGCCCTAATCTCTGCCAGCTGGCATCAGATACTTCCGCAGCCCCCATCACGAAAACGCTGTGTGAACATCCCGGCATTCAGCTGATAGACTATACCGGCAGCAGCCAGTTTGGAAATTATGTGGAATCACTGCCCGACAAGACCGTTTTTACAGAAAAGGCCGGGGTCAACTCCGTTATACTGGATAGTGTGGCAGATGTCGATGCTGTAATGCAGAACCTGGCATTTTCAGTATCCCTTTATTCGGGGCAAATGTGTACCGCTCCGCAGAATTTTTTCATCCCCGCACAGGGTATTACTACTGCTGCAGGGAAACTTTCCTTTGACGAAGTGGTACAAAAGTTCAGAGATGCTGTTGTAAGCCTCGTAAACAACCCTAAAATGGGTGCAGGTACACTTGGGGCCTTACAGAACGAAAACACACTGGAACGGGCTCATAATGCCGGCAAACTGGGCGCAAAAGTCATCCTGGAAGGTCAGCCGCTGGTAAATGAAGAGTTTACCCGTGCACGTGGTTGCACACCTGCGATACTGGAAGTGGGTAGTGAAGATAAGCACATCTTCGAGCAGGAATTATTTGGCCCGGTTTTGTTGCTGATAAAAACGAAAGATACCAATGAATCTATACAGCTGGCCCGGCAGATGGCGCAGCAGCACGGAGCCATTACCTGCGCTGCCTATACAACCAGCCCGGAAGTTAAAGAAAAGATAACTGAAGAGATGAATAGTGTATTTACACCGGTATCATTTAACTTTACCGGATTCATCTGGGTAAATCAACACGCGGCGTTCTCTGATTTTCATGTGACGGGAGGTAATCCTGCGGGAAATGCGAGCTTCACCAATCCGGAATTCATCCTGAGAAGATTCGTATGGGTAGGGAACCGGGAGGTGGCCGGTAGCTGA
- a CDS encoding tetratricopeptide repeat protein — protein MNMRASLLKMGLFTAILFSSVISVSAQDARELYTTATGFIRDGDYSNAILVLNQALQQEPDNIEFKKQLGFAYYLQGDMNKAKNIIEPLLNKKEADEQTFQIAGNIYQSRQEWKTAQKLYEKALRKFPESGELYNDNGQLLMFLKVFEGGMGSYLKGIEKAPNFSSNYYNAIKAYAYMNNPVWVIIYGEIFVNLESYTARTAEVRTLLLDAYKSLYNDPSLLTRAIEDENDQKGKKKSGADFINAYKASMGKQASVVMSGIDPETLIMLRTRFLLDWYNFAGIKYPYALFDFQRSLLKQGMFEAYNQWMFGPVANQPAYRAWTTMHKAEYDTFLQYQRNHPLKLRPDEYYNDNKFSLAR, from the coding sequence ATGAATATGAGGGCATCTTTATTGAAAATGGGCTTATTTACAGCCATATTATTTTCATCTGTAATAAGTGTATCCGCCCAGGATGCGCGGGAATTATATACTACAGCTACAGGATTTATACGCGATGGCGACTACTCCAATGCGATATTGGTACTGAATCAGGCGTTACAACAGGAGCCTGATAATATTGAGTTTAAGAAACAACTTGGTTTTGCCTATTACCTCCAGGGAGATATGAACAAGGCCAAAAACATTATAGAGCCCCTGCTCAATAAAAAAGAAGCCGATGAACAGACGTTCCAGATAGCCGGCAACATTTATCAATCCAGGCAGGAGTGGAAAACAGCCCAGAAGCTTTACGAAAAAGCACTGCGTAAATTTCCGGAAAGCGGGGAACTGTATAATGACAACGGACAGTTGCTCATGTTCCTGAAAGTATTTGAAGGAGGTATGGGTAGTTACCTGAAAGGCATTGAAAAAGCACCTAACTTCTCCAGCAACTACTACAACGCTATCAAGGCTTATGCGTATATGAACAATCCTGTATGGGTGATCATTTACGGGGAAATATTTGTGAACCTGGAAAGTTATACAGCACGTACCGCAGAAGTAAGGACGCTCCTGCTGGATGCCTATAAATCATTGTACAACGATCCCTCCCTGCTGACAAGGGCAATAGAAGACGAGAACGATCAGAAAGGCAAGAAGAAATCAGGCGCAGACTTCATTAACGCTTACAAAGCTTCCATGGGCAAGCAGGCCAGCGTTGTTATGTCAGGTATAGATCCGGAAACGCTGATCATGTTGCGCACACGTTTCCTCCTCGACTGGTACAACTTTGCCGGTATAAAGTACCCATATGCACTGTTCGATTTTCAGCGCAGCCTGTTGAAACAGGGTATGTTTGAAGCTTACAACCAGTGGATGTTCGGTCCCGTAGCCAATCAGCCGGCCTACAGAGCCTGGACCACCATGCACAAGGCAGAATATGACACTTTTCTACAATATCAACGTAATCACCCATTGAAACTGAGACCGGACGAATATTACAATGACAACAAGTTTTCATTGGCAAGGTGA
- a CDS encoding DUF1015 domain-containing protein, with protein sequence MAIIRPFRGLRPTPELADKVAARPYDVLSAAEAKAEAAGNQYSFYHVSKSEIDLPEGTDVYSQAVYDKAAENLQKFIKEGTLFQDDAPAYYIYRLIMNGRTQTGLVCASSVSDYNQGIIKKHEFTRPDKELDRINNIKTTRAQTGNVFLAYNDVPEVNSLIDHWVSNHAPAYDFTAADGIQHTVWVVNETPAINEITSLFASKVPHTYIADGHHRAASASLVQKEFEEKQMISLDDPANYFLTTIFPASQLVILDYNRLVKDLNGLSKDELLSRLEYDFTVESIGHLPQSPSMLHEFSMYLEGNWYRLVAKEGTYTTDPIGILDVTILSNNVLDKILGIKDQRTDKRIDFVGGIRGLQELVKRVDSGEMKVAFALYPVTIQQLFDIADSGNVMPPKSTWFEPKLRDGLISQMI encoded by the coding sequence ATGGCAATCATCAGACCGTTCAGAGGACTAAGACCTACTCCGGAACTTGCAGACAAAGTAGCTGCACGCCCTTACGATGTGCTTAGCGCAGCAGAGGCCAAAGCAGAAGCTGCCGGTAACCAGTACTCGTTTTACCATGTTTCCAAATCGGAAATTGACCTTCCGGAAGGTACCGATGTATACAGCCAGGCTGTATATGATAAAGCCGCAGAGAACCTGCAGAAGTTTATCAAAGAAGGCACCCTGTTCCAGGACGATGCTCCCGCCTACTACATTTACCGCCTCATCATGAATGGCCGTACACAGACTGGCCTGGTATGTGCATCCTCGGTATCCGATTACAACCAGGGCATTATCAAGAAACACGAATTTACACGTCCTGATAAAGAACTGGACCGCATCAACAATATCAAAACCACCCGTGCGCAGACAGGAAATGTGTTCCTGGCCTATAACGATGTTCCGGAAGTGAACTCCCTCATTGACCATTGGGTAAGCAATCATGCGCCTGCATACGACTTCACTGCTGCCGATGGTATCCAGCATACAGTTTGGGTAGTGAATGAAACTCCTGCTATCAATGAGATCACCTCCCTTTTTGCATCCAAAGTACCTCATACCTATATTGCAGACGGGCATCACCGCGCGGCGTCAGCTTCACTGGTACAAAAGGAATTTGAAGAGAAACAGATGATCTCTCTGGATGACCCGGCCAATTACTTCCTGACCACCATCTTCCCTGCCAGTCAGCTGGTGATCCTGGATTACAACAGGCTGGTAAAAGACCTCAACGGGCTATCCAAAGACGAGCTGCTCTCCCGCCTGGAATACGACTTTACGGTTGAATCTATCGGTCACCTGCCACAATCGCCCAGCATGCTGCATGAATTCAGCATGTACCTGGAGGGCAACTGGTACCGCCTGGTAGCCAAGGAAGGCACCTACACTACAGATCCTATCGGCATCCTGGATGTAACCATCCTTTCCAATAATGTCCTGGACAAGATCCTGGGTATTAAAGATCAGCGTACAGACAAGCGTATTGACTTCGTAGGCGGCATCCGTGGCTTGCAGGAACTGGTGAAAAGAGTGGACAGCGGCGAAATGAAAGTCGCTTTTGCCCTGTATCCGGTTACTATCCAGCAACTATTCGACATCGCAGACAGTGGCAATGTAATGCCTCCGAAAAGCACCTGGTTCGAACCAAAACTGCGCGACGGGCTTATTTCCCAGATGATTTAA
- the serC gene encoding 3-phosphoserine/phosphohydroxythreonine transaminase, translated as MKVHNFNAGPSILPNEVLYKASKALIDFEGSGMSILEIGHRTPLFQAVLDEARDLVRELMQLDEDFEVLYLHGGASTQFMQIPMNLLENDGTASYIDTGVWSNKAIKEAKLYGFVDIAASSKDSSYNHIPKQFNVSPKSSYLHITTNNTIYGTQWHKIPETTVPLIADMSSDILSRPMDFNKFSLIYAGAQKNMGAAGTTLVAVRKSMLGKVSRKIPTILDYRNHIENGSMLNTPPVFAIYISMLTLRWLKDQGGAAAMEKQNEKKAALLYSEIDQNPLFRGTVQKEDRSRMNISFIMDKPDLEEEFLKFCKKEDIVGIKGHRLVGGFRASLYNALPYESVEVLVEAMKYFSLKKA; from the coding sequence ATGAAGGTGCACAATTTTAACGCAGGGCCTTCCATATTGCCGAATGAAGTGCTGTACAAGGCCAGTAAAGCTTTGATTGACTTTGAAGGTTCAGGAATGTCAATTTTAGAAATAGGGCATAGAACACCGCTGTTTCAGGCTGTACTGGATGAGGCAAGGGATCTTGTAAGAGAGCTGATGCAACTCGACGAAGACTTCGAGGTGCTTTATCTTCACGGGGGTGCGAGCACGCAGTTCATGCAGATACCCATGAACCTCCTTGAAAATGATGGCACGGCATCTTACATCGATACCGGCGTATGGAGCAATAAGGCGATCAAAGAAGCCAAGTTATATGGCTTCGTGGATATAGCTGCCAGCTCTAAAGACAGCAGTTATAACCACATCCCCAAACAGTTTAATGTTTCCCCGAAATCTTCTTACCTCCACATCACGACCAACAATACCATTTATGGTACGCAGTGGCATAAGATCCCGGAAACAACTGTTCCATTGATCGCAGATATGAGTAGTGATATTCTGAGCCGTCCAATGGACTTTAACAAGTTCTCGCTCATCTATGCAGGTGCACAGAAGAACATGGGCGCTGCCGGTACTACACTCGTTGCTGTTCGTAAAAGCATGCTGGGTAAGGTAAGCCGTAAGATTCCCACCATTCTGGATTACCGCAATCATATTGAGAACGGTTCGATGTTAAACACCCCTCCCGTATTTGCTATCTATATCTCCATGCTCACACTCCGCTGGCTGAAAGACCAGGGTGGCGCGGCGGCTATGGAGAAACAGAATGAAAAGAAGGCAGCACTGCTCTACAGCGAGATCGATCAGAACCCGCTGTTCCGTGGTACCGTACAGAAAGAGGACAGGAGCCGTATGAACATATCGTTCATCATGGACAAACCTGACCTGGAGGAGGAATTCCTGAAATTCTGCAAGAAAGAAGATATAGTAGGTATTAAGGGACACCGTCTGGTAGGTGGTTTCCGCGCCTCTTTATATAATGCCCTGCCTTACGAAAGCGTGGAAGTACTGGTGGAAGCCATGAAGTACTTCAGCCTGAAAAAGGCATAG